A DNA window from Scylla paramamosain isolate STU-SP2022 chromosome 10, ASM3559412v1, whole genome shotgun sequence contains the following coding sequences:
- the LOC135104009 gene encoding putative uncharacterized protein FLJ46204, whose protein sequence is MSRPLTVRILPSHTSIHITSQTIIPNSSTPHYSTPRPSTTLIHTFLILYHTHPHLITAHHTTHQHSTTPLHHPIPHRTRTRISTPTASQCQTSSPSTPQFVINIAHRIKPHLLATYTITSPHCHHHLATYTSTSPHCHHHVTRNSSPLLYRTFKTLYLKLH, encoded by the exons ATGTCAAGGCCACTCACTGTTCGTATCCTGCCAAGCCACACCag CATCCACATCACATCACAGACCATCATACCTAACTCATCAACACCACATTACTCCACACCACGAccctccaccaccctcatcCACACGTTCCTCATATTATACCACACCCATCCACATCTCATTACTGCACATCACACCACGCATcaacacagcaccacaccactacaccacccaATACCACACCGCACAAGGACGCGAATATCAACACCAACCGCATCACAGTGCCAAAc CTcttcaccatcaacaccacagtTCGTCATTAACATCGCACACCGCATCAAACCACATCTCTTGGCCACCTACACCATTACATCACcacactgtcatcaccacttgGCCACCTACACCAGTACATCACCACACTGTCATCACCACGTCACCAGAAACTCATCACCActactg TATCGTACTTTCAAAACGCTCTACTTGAAGCTACACTAG